A single region of the Triplophysa dalaica isolate WHDGS20190420 chromosome 15, ASM1584641v1, whole genome shotgun sequence genome encodes:
- the map4k3b gene encoding mitogen-activated protein kinase kinase kinase kinase 3 isoform X4 — protein sequence MNLSLDLSRRNPQEDFELIQRIGSGTYGDVYKARNVSTGELAAIKVIKLEPGEDFDVVQQEIIMMKDCKHSNIVAYFGSYLRRDKLWISMEYCGGGSLQDIYHVTGPLSESQIAYMCRETLQGVHYLHNKGKIHRDIKGANILLTDNGYVKLADFGVSAQISATLAKRKSFIGTPYWMAPEVAAVERKGGYNQLCDIWAVGITAIELAELEPPMFDLHPMRALFLMTKSNFQPPKLKDKVKWTNNFHHFVKIALIKNPKKRPTADRLLQHPFVTQPLSRTLAIELLDKANNPDHSTHSDAEEDDIDPESPVSVPHRIRSTSRSSRDGKTLSEINFDKVKFDPPLRKETEAHHELDLPLETHSILGNNNLLKSVAEELNQSCNSTSTMRPIVPPPLPPKPKCLSPTPSSAASDDSSGEGTIKRCPPSASSTPPARPSSCVPPRPPPPRLPPHRRGSLGNGVTVPENGERERLASLPASSLQKPLSNGLPPTPKVHMGACFSKVFNGCPLKIHCACSWINPNTRDQYLIFGGEEGIYTLNLNEIHESSMEQLVSRRCTWVYVMNNWLLSISGKASQLYSYNLTGLFEQARQMQKLPVAIPTHKLPDKIIPRKFTVSNKIPDTRGCQKCCVVRNPYTGHKYLCGAFQSSVMLFEWVEAMQRFMLIKSVDLTLPCPLEIFEMLVVPEQHYPLLCVAVSKGSHPDQVVTFGTVDPNAANPTFTEPETPQTCVIHVTQLERDTVLVCLDRCIKLVNLQGRLKSNKKLSTELTFNFQIESIVCLQDSVLAFWKHGMQGRSFKNSEITQEISDNTRTYKLLGSDRVVVLESKPTDDPTAQSNLYILAGHENSF from the exons ATGAATTTAAGTTTGGATCTGTCGCGGAGGAACCCCCAGGAGGACTTTGAGCTGATCCAGAGGATCGGGAGCGGAACGTATGGAGATGTCTACAAG GCTCGTAATGTCAGCACTGGAGAACTGGCTGCTATCAAAGTCATCAAGCTAGAACCAG GAGAAGACTTTGACGTGGTGCAGCAGGAGATTATTATGATGAAAGATTGTAAACACTCAAACATTGTGGCATACTTTGGCAGTTACCTCAG GAGAGATAAATTATGGATCAGTATGGAATATTGTGGGGGCGGTTCACTCCAGGATatttaccatg TTACCGGGCCCTTGTCAGAATCCCAGATTGCATATATGTGCCGGGAAACACTGCAG GGTGTTCACTATCTCCATAACAAAGGCAAGATCCACAGAGacataaag GGAGCAAATATTCTGCTAACAGACAATGGCTATGTTAAGCTAG CGGATTTTGGGGTTTCCGCTCAAATATCAGCCACTTTAGCAAAAAGAAAGTCCTTCATTGGAACTCCATATTG GATGGCACCTGAGGTGGCAGCCGTGGAGAGGAAGGGGGGCTACAATCAGCTGTGTGATATTTGGGCTGTGGGCATAACGGCTATTGAGCTAGCAGAACTGGAGCCGCCAATGTTCGACCTACACCCCATGAG AGCACTCTTCCTAATGACTAAGAGCAACTTCCAGCCACCCAAACTGAAAGATAAAGTCAAGTG GACAAATAATTTCCATCACTTTGTGAAAATAGCTTTGATTAAAAATCCCAAGAAGAGACCCACCGCTGACAGGTTACTGCAG CACCCATTTGTTACTCAACCGCTTAGCCGCACTCTTGCCATTGAGCTACTGGACAAGGCCAACAACCCTGACCACAGCACACACAGTGATGCAGAAGAGGATGACATTGACCCAGAG tcTCCTGTCTCGGTTCCGCATCGAATCCGCTCGACCAGCAGGAGCTCACGAGACGGAAAGACTCTGTCTGAGATAAACT TTGATAAGGTGAAGTTTGACCCGCCTCTGAGGAAGGAGACGGAAGCACATCATGAGTTG GATCTACCGTTAGAGACTCACAGCATTCTGGGAAATAACAA TCTATTAAAATCTGTTGCTGAGGAACTTAATCAAAG CTGTAACTCCACATCAACCATGAGGCCTATAGTACCGCCCCCTCTACCACCCAAG CCGAAGTGTCTATCACCCACTCCGAGCAGTGCGGCTTCAGATGACAGTAGTGGAGAGGGAACTATCAAGCGTTGTCCACCTTCTGCGAGCTCCACCCCTCCTGCCCGCccatcttcctgtgtgccccCAAGACCACCACCTCCTCGTCTACCTCCACACAGGCGTGGTAGTCTAG GCAATGGAGTGACTGTCCCAGAgaacggagagagagaaaggctgGCTTCACTTCCTGCATCCAGTTTACAG aaaccTCTCAGTAATGGTCTGCCACCAACCCCTAAAGTTCAT ATGGGAGCTTGTTTCTCTAAGGTGTTTAATGGCTGTCCACTGAAGATACACTGTGCCTGTTCCTGGATAAACCCAAACACCAGGG ATCAGTATCTGATTTTTGGAGGGGAGGAAGGAATTTATACCCTAAATCTGAATGAAATCCACGAGAGCAGTATGGAACAG TTGGTTTCACGCAGGTGCACATGGGTGTATGTCATGAACAACTGGCTGCTCTCTATATCAG GTAAAGCATCCCAGCTGTACTCGTACAACCTGACAGGTCTGTTTGAGCAAGCTCGGCAGATGCAAAAGTTACCCGTCGCCATACCAACCCATAAGCTCCCAGACAAAATCATCCCTCG GAAGTTTACTGTGTCCAATAAAATACCAGATACAAGGGGGTGTCAGAAATGCTGTGTTG TGCGAAACCCATACACAGGTCATAAATACTTATGTGGAGCTTTCCAGTCTAGCGTAATGCTGTTTGAATGGGTGGAGGCCATGCAGCGGTTTATGTTAATAAAG AGTGTAGACCTCACCCTGCCATGTCCATTAGAAATCTTTGAGATGTTAGTGGTTCCTGAGCAGCATTACCCGTTATTGTGCGTGGCAGTCAGTAAAGGAAGTCACCCAGATCAGGTGGTGACGTTCGGCACTGTCGATCCCAACGCTGCCAACCCTACTTTCACAGAGCCGG AAACACCTCAGACGTGTGTGATTCATGTGACTCAGCTGGAGAGAGACACTGTTCTTGTTTGTCTTGATC GGTGCATCAAACTGGTGAATTTGCAGGGCAGACTAAAATCCAACAAGAAGTTGTCGACTGAACTCACTTTTAACTTCCAGATTGAATCAATAG tgtgtCTGCAGGACAGTGTTTTGGCATTCTGGAAGCACGGAATGCAGGGACGAAGCTTCAAAAACAGTGAG ATTACTCAGGAGATTTCTGATAATACACGAACCTACAAGCTGCTGGGTTCAGACAG AGTGGTGGTGTTGGAAAGCAAACCGACAGATGACCCGACGGCCCAAAGTAATCTGTATATCCTCGCGGGCCACGAGAACAGCTTCTGA
- the map4k3b gene encoding mitogen-activated protein kinase kinase kinase kinase 3 isoform X1, translating into MNLSLDLSRRNPQEDFELIQRIGSGTYGDVYKARNVSTGELAAIKVIKLEPGEDFDVVQQEIIMMKDCKHSNIVAYFGSYLRRDKLWISMEYCGGGSLQDIYHVTGPLSESQIAYMCRETLQGVHYLHNKGKIHRDIKGANILLTDNGYVKLADFGVSAQISATLAKRKSFIGTPYWMAPEVAAVERKGGYNQLCDIWAVGITAIELAELEPPMFDLHPMRALFLMTKSNFQPPKLKDKVKWTNNFHHFVKIALIKNPKKRPTADRLLQHPFVTQPLSRTLAIELLDKANNPDHSTHSDAEEDDIDPESPVSVPHRIRSTSRSSRDGKTLSEINFDKVKFDPPLRKETEAHHELDLPLETHSILGNNKSLLKSVAEELNQRGHVTHLEDEEEDEGDDDLHCNSTSTMRPIVPPPLPPKPKCLSPTPSSAASDDSSGEGTIKRCPPSASSTPPARPSSCVPPRPPPPRLPPHRRGSLGNGVTVPENGERERLASLPASSLQKPLSNGLPPTPKVHMGACFSKVFNGCPLKIHCACSWINPNTRDQYLIFGGEEGIYTLNLNEIHESSMEQLVSRRCTWVYVMNNWLLSISGKASQLYSYNLTGLFEQARQMQKLPVAIPTHKLPDKIIPRKFTVSNKIPDTRGCQKCCVVRNPYTGHKYLCGAFQSSVMLFEWVEAMQRFMLIKSVDLTLPCPLEIFEMLVVPEQHYPLLCVAVSKGSHPDQVVTFGTVDPNAANPTFTEPETPQTCVIHVTQLERDTVLVCLDRCIKLVNLQGRLKSNKKLSTELTFNFQIESIVCLQDSVLAFWKHGMQGRSFKNSEITQEISDNTRTYKLLGSDRVVVLESKPTDDPTAQSNLYILAGHENSF; encoded by the exons ATGAATTTAAGTTTGGATCTGTCGCGGAGGAACCCCCAGGAGGACTTTGAGCTGATCCAGAGGATCGGGAGCGGAACGTATGGAGATGTCTACAAG GCTCGTAATGTCAGCACTGGAGAACTGGCTGCTATCAAAGTCATCAAGCTAGAACCAG GAGAAGACTTTGACGTGGTGCAGCAGGAGATTATTATGATGAAAGATTGTAAACACTCAAACATTGTGGCATACTTTGGCAGTTACCTCAG GAGAGATAAATTATGGATCAGTATGGAATATTGTGGGGGCGGTTCACTCCAGGATatttaccatg TTACCGGGCCCTTGTCAGAATCCCAGATTGCATATATGTGCCGGGAAACACTGCAG GGTGTTCACTATCTCCATAACAAAGGCAAGATCCACAGAGacataaag GGAGCAAATATTCTGCTAACAGACAATGGCTATGTTAAGCTAG CGGATTTTGGGGTTTCCGCTCAAATATCAGCCACTTTAGCAAAAAGAAAGTCCTTCATTGGAACTCCATATTG GATGGCACCTGAGGTGGCAGCCGTGGAGAGGAAGGGGGGCTACAATCAGCTGTGTGATATTTGGGCTGTGGGCATAACGGCTATTGAGCTAGCAGAACTGGAGCCGCCAATGTTCGACCTACACCCCATGAG AGCACTCTTCCTAATGACTAAGAGCAACTTCCAGCCACCCAAACTGAAAGATAAAGTCAAGTG GACAAATAATTTCCATCACTTTGTGAAAATAGCTTTGATTAAAAATCCCAAGAAGAGACCCACCGCTGACAGGTTACTGCAG CACCCATTTGTTACTCAACCGCTTAGCCGCACTCTTGCCATTGAGCTACTGGACAAGGCCAACAACCCTGACCACAGCACACACAGTGATGCAGAAGAGGATGACATTGACCCAGAG tcTCCTGTCTCGGTTCCGCATCGAATCCGCTCGACCAGCAGGAGCTCACGAGACGGAAAGACTCTGTCTGAGATAAACT TTGATAAGGTGAAGTTTGACCCGCCTCTGAGGAAGGAGACGGAAGCACATCATGAGTTG GATCTACCGTTAGAGACTCACAGCATTCTGGGAAATAACAA aAGTCTATTAAAATCTGTTGCTGAGGAACTTAATCAAAG GGGTCATGTGACACATTTagaggatgaggaggaggatgaaggtgatgatgatTTGCA CTGTAACTCCACATCAACCATGAGGCCTATAGTACCGCCCCCTCTACCACCCAAG CCGAAGTGTCTATCACCCACTCCGAGCAGTGCGGCTTCAGATGACAGTAGTGGAGAGGGAACTATCAAGCGTTGTCCACCTTCTGCGAGCTCCACCCCTCCTGCCCGCccatcttcctgtgtgccccCAAGACCACCACCTCCTCGTCTACCTCCACACAGGCGTGGTAGTCTAG GCAATGGAGTGACTGTCCCAGAgaacggagagagagaaaggctgGCTTCACTTCCTGCATCCAGTTTACAG aaaccTCTCAGTAATGGTCTGCCACCAACCCCTAAAGTTCAT ATGGGAGCTTGTTTCTCTAAGGTGTTTAATGGCTGTCCACTGAAGATACACTGTGCCTGTTCCTGGATAAACCCAAACACCAGGG ATCAGTATCTGATTTTTGGAGGGGAGGAAGGAATTTATACCCTAAATCTGAATGAAATCCACGAGAGCAGTATGGAACAG TTGGTTTCACGCAGGTGCACATGGGTGTATGTCATGAACAACTGGCTGCTCTCTATATCAG GTAAAGCATCCCAGCTGTACTCGTACAACCTGACAGGTCTGTTTGAGCAAGCTCGGCAGATGCAAAAGTTACCCGTCGCCATACCAACCCATAAGCTCCCAGACAAAATCATCCCTCG GAAGTTTACTGTGTCCAATAAAATACCAGATACAAGGGGGTGTCAGAAATGCTGTGTTG TGCGAAACCCATACACAGGTCATAAATACTTATGTGGAGCTTTCCAGTCTAGCGTAATGCTGTTTGAATGGGTGGAGGCCATGCAGCGGTTTATGTTAATAAAG AGTGTAGACCTCACCCTGCCATGTCCATTAGAAATCTTTGAGATGTTAGTGGTTCCTGAGCAGCATTACCCGTTATTGTGCGTGGCAGTCAGTAAAGGAAGTCACCCAGATCAGGTGGTGACGTTCGGCACTGTCGATCCCAACGCTGCCAACCCTACTTTCACAGAGCCGG AAACACCTCAGACGTGTGTGATTCATGTGACTCAGCTGGAGAGAGACACTGTTCTTGTTTGTCTTGATC GGTGCATCAAACTGGTGAATTTGCAGGGCAGACTAAAATCCAACAAGAAGTTGTCGACTGAACTCACTTTTAACTTCCAGATTGAATCAATAG tgtgtCTGCAGGACAGTGTTTTGGCATTCTGGAAGCACGGAATGCAGGGACGAAGCTTCAAAAACAGTGAG ATTACTCAGGAGATTTCTGATAATACACGAACCTACAAGCTGCTGGGTTCAGACAG AGTGGTGGTGTTGGAAAGCAAACCGACAGATGACCCGACGGCCCAAAGTAATCTGTATATCCTCGCGGGCCACGAGAACAGCTTCTGA
- the map4k3b gene encoding mitogen-activated protein kinase kinase kinase kinase 3 isoform X3 codes for MNLSLDLSRRNPQEDFELIQRIGSGTYGDVYKARNVSTGELAAIKVIKLEPGEDFDVVQQEIIMMKDCKHSNIVAYFGSYLRRDKLWISMEYCGGGSLQDIYHVTGPLSESQIAYMCRETLQGVHYLHNKGKIHRDIKGANILLTDNGYVKLADFGVSAQISATLAKRKSFIGTPYWMAPEVAAVERKGGYNQLCDIWAVGITAIELAELEPPMFDLHPMRALFLMTKSNFQPPKLKDKVKWTNNFHHFVKIALIKNPKKRPTADRLLQHPFVTQPLSRTLAIELLDKANNPDHSTHSDAEEDDIDPESPVSVPHRIRSTSRSSRDGKTLSEINFDKVKFDPPLRKETEAHHELDLPLETHSILGNNKSLLKSVAEELNQSCNSTSTMRPIVPPPLPPKPKCLSPTPSSAASDDSSGEGTIKRCPPSASSTPPARPSSCVPPRPPPPRLPPHRRGSLGNGVTVPENGERERLASLPASSLQKPLSNGLPPTPKVHMGACFSKVFNGCPLKIHCACSWINPNTRDQYLIFGGEEGIYTLNLNEIHESSMEQLVSRRCTWVYVMNNWLLSISGKASQLYSYNLTGLFEQARQMQKLPVAIPTHKLPDKIIPRKFTVSNKIPDTRGCQKCCVVRNPYTGHKYLCGAFQSSVMLFEWVEAMQRFMLIKSVDLTLPCPLEIFEMLVVPEQHYPLLCVAVSKGSHPDQVVTFGTVDPNAANPTFTEPETPQTCVIHVTQLERDTVLVCLDRCIKLVNLQGRLKSNKKLSTELTFNFQIESIVCLQDSVLAFWKHGMQGRSFKNSEITQEISDNTRTYKLLGSDRVVVLESKPTDDPTAQSNLYILAGHENSF; via the exons ATGAATTTAAGTTTGGATCTGTCGCGGAGGAACCCCCAGGAGGACTTTGAGCTGATCCAGAGGATCGGGAGCGGAACGTATGGAGATGTCTACAAG GCTCGTAATGTCAGCACTGGAGAACTGGCTGCTATCAAAGTCATCAAGCTAGAACCAG GAGAAGACTTTGACGTGGTGCAGCAGGAGATTATTATGATGAAAGATTGTAAACACTCAAACATTGTGGCATACTTTGGCAGTTACCTCAG GAGAGATAAATTATGGATCAGTATGGAATATTGTGGGGGCGGTTCACTCCAGGATatttaccatg TTACCGGGCCCTTGTCAGAATCCCAGATTGCATATATGTGCCGGGAAACACTGCAG GGTGTTCACTATCTCCATAACAAAGGCAAGATCCACAGAGacataaag GGAGCAAATATTCTGCTAACAGACAATGGCTATGTTAAGCTAG CGGATTTTGGGGTTTCCGCTCAAATATCAGCCACTTTAGCAAAAAGAAAGTCCTTCATTGGAACTCCATATTG GATGGCACCTGAGGTGGCAGCCGTGGAGAGGAAGGGGGGCTACAATCAGCTGTGTGATATTTGGGCTGTGGGCATAACGGCTATTGAGCTAGCAGAACTGGAGCCGCCAATGTTCGACCTACACCCCATGAG AGCACTCTTCCTAATGACTAAGAGCAACTTCCAGCCACCCAAACTGAAAGATAAAGTCAAGTG GACAAATAATTTCCATCACTTTGTGAAAATAGCTTTGATTAAAAATCCCAAGAAGAGACCCACCGCTGACAGGTTACTGCAG CACCCATTTGTTACTCAACCGCTTAGCCGCACTCTTGCCATTGAGCTACTGGACAAGGCCAACAACCCTGACCACAGCACACACAGTGATGCAGAAGAGGATGACATTGACCCAGAG tcTCCTGTCTCGGTTCCGCATCGAATCCGCTCGACCAGCAGGAGCTCACGAGACGGAAAGACTCTGTCTGAGATAAACT TTGATAAGGTGAAGTTTGACCCGCCTCTGAGGAAGGAGACGGAAGCACATCATGAGTTG GATCTACCGTTAGAGACTCACAGCATTCTGGGAAATAACAA aAGTCTATTAAAATCTGTTGCTGAGGAACTTAATCAAAG CTGTAACTCCACATCAACCATGAGGCCTATAGTACCGCCCCCTCTACCACCCAAG CCGAAGTGTCTATCACCCACTCCGAGCAGTGCGGCTTCAGATGACAGTAGTGGAGAGGGAACTATCAAGCGTTGTCCACCTTCTGCGAGCTCCACCCCTCCTGCCCGCccatcttcctgtgtgccccCAAGACCACCACCTCCTCGTCTACCTCCACACAGGCGTGGTAGTCTAG GCAATGGAGTGACTGTCCCAGAgaacggagagagagaaaggctgGCTTCACTTCCTGCATCCAGTTTACAG aaaccTCTCAGTAATGGTCTGCCACCAACCCCTAAAGTTCAT ATGGGAGCTTGTTTCTCTAAGGTGTTTAATGGCTGTCCACTGAAGATACACTGTGCCTGTTCCTGGATAAACCCAAACACCAGGG ATCAGTATCTGATTTTTGGAGGGGAGGAAGGAATTTATACCCTAAATCTGAATGAAATCCACGAGAGCAGTATGGAACAG TTGGTTTCACGCAGGTGCACATGGGTGTATGTCATGAACAACTGGCTGCTCTCTATATCAG GTAAAGCATCCCAGCTGTACTCGTACAACCTGACAGGTCTGTTTGAGCAAGCTCGGCAGATGCAAAAGTTACCCGTCGCCATACCAACCCATAAGCTCCCAGACAAAATCATCCCTCG GAAGTTTACTGTGTCCAATAAAATACCAGATACAAGGGGGTGTCAGAAATGCTGTGTTG TGCGAAACCCATACACAGGTCATAAATACTTATGTGGAGCTTTCCAGTCTAGCGTAATGCTGTTTGAATGGGTGGAGGCCATGCAGCGGTTTATGTTAATAAAG AGTGTAGACCTCACCCTGCCATGTCCATTAGAAATCTTTGAGATGTTAGTGGTTCCTGAGCAGCATTACCCGTTATTGTGCGTGGCAGTCAGTAAAGGAAGTCACCCAGATCAGGTGGTGACGTTCGGCACTGTCGATCCCAACGCTGCCAACCCTACTTTCACAGAGCCGG AAACACCTCAGACGTGTGTGATTCATGTGACTCAGCTGGAGAGAGACACTGTTCTTGTTTGTCTTGATC GGTGCATCAAACTGGTGAATTTGCAGGGCAGACTAAAATCCAACAAGAAGTTGTCGACTGAACTCACTTTTAACTTCCAGATTGAATCAATAG tgtgtCTGCAGGACAGTGTTTTGGCATTCTGGAAGCACGGAATGCAGGGACGAAGCTTCAAAAACAGTGAG ATTACTCAGGAGATTTCTGATAATACACGAACCTACAAGCTGCTGGGTTCAGACAG AGTGGTGGTGTTGGAAAGCAAACCGACAGATGACCCGACGGCCCAAAGTAATCTGTATATCCTCGCGGGCCACGAGAACAGCTTCTGA
- the map4k3b gene encoding mitogen-activated protein kinase kinase kinase kinase 3 isoform X2: MNLSLDLSRRNPQEDFELIQRIGSGTYGDVYKARNVSTGELAAIKVIKLEPGEDFDVVQQEIIMMKDCKHSNIVAYFGSYLRRDKLWISMEYCGGGSLQDIYHVTGPLSESQIAYMCRETLQGVHYLHNKGKIHRDIKGANILLTDNGYVKLADFGVSAQISATLAKRKSFIGTPYWMAPEVAAVERKGGYNQLCDIWAVGITAIELAELEPPMFDLHPMRALFLMTKSNFQPPKLKDKVKWTNNFHHFVKIALIKNPKKRPTADRLLQHPFVTQPLSRTLAIELLDKANNPDHSTHSDAEEDDIDPESPVSVPHRIRSTSRSSRDGKTLSEINFDKVKFDPPLRKETEAHHELDLPLETHSILGNNNLLKSVAEELNQRGHVTHLEDEEEDEGDDDLHCNSTSTMRPIVPPPLPPKPKCLSPTPSSAASDDSSGEGTIKRCPPSASSTPPARPSSCVPPRPPPPRLPPHRRGSLGNGVTVPENGERERLASLPASSLQKPLSNGLPPTPKVHMGACFSKVFNGCPLKIHCACSWINPNTRDQYLIFGGEEGIYTLNLNEIHESSMEQLVSRRCTWVYVMNNWLLSISGKASQLYSYNLTGLFEQARQMQKLPVAIPTHKLPDKIIPRKFTVSNKIPDTRGCQKCCVVRNPYTGHKYLCGAFQSSVMLFEWVEAMQRFMLIKSVDLTLPCPLEIFEMLVVPEQHYPLLCVAVSKGSHPDQVVTFGTVDPNAANPTFTEPETPQTCVIHVTQLERDTVLVCLDRCIKLVNLQGRLKSNKKLSTELTFNFQIESIVCLQDSVLAFWKHGMQGRSFKNSEITQEISDNTRTYKLLGSDRVVVLESKPTDDPTAQSNLYILAGHENSF, from the exons ATGAATTTAAGTTTGGATCTGTCGCGGAGGAACCCCCAGGAGGACTTTGAGCTGATCCAGAGGATCGGGAGCGGAACGTATGGAGATGTCTACAAG GCTCGTAATGTCAGCACTGGAGAACTGGCTGCTATCAAAGTCATCAAGCTAGAACCAG GAGAAGACTTTGACGTGGTGCAGCAGGAGATTATTATGATGAAAGATTGTAAACACTCAAACATTGTGGCATACTTTGGCAGTTACCTCAG GAGAGATAAATTATGGATCAGTATGGAATATTGTGGGGGCGGTTCACTCCAGGATatttaccatg TTACCGGGCCCTTGTCAGAATCCCAGATTGCATATATGTGCCGGGAAACACTGCAG GGTGTTCACTATCTCCATAACAAAGGCAAGATCCACAGAGacataaag GGAGCAAATATTCTGCTAACAGACAATGGCTATGTTAAGCTAG CGGATTTTGGGGTTTCCGCTCAAATATCAGCCACTTTAGCAAAAAGAAAGTCCTTCATTGGAACTCCATATTG GATGGCACCTGAGGTGGCAGCCGTGGAGAGGAAGGGGGGCTACAATCAGCTGTGTGATATTTGGGCTGTGGGCATAACGGCTATTGAGCTAGCAGAACTGGAGCCGCCAATGTTCGACCTACACCCCATGAG AGCACTCTTCCTAATGACTAAGAGCAACTTCCAGCCACCCAAACTGAAAGATAAAGTCAAGTG GACAAATAATTTCCATCACTTTGTGAAAATAGCTTTGATTAAAAATCCCAAGAAGAGACCCACCGCTGACAGGTTACTGCAG CACCCATTTGTTACTCAACCGCTTAGCCGCACTCTTGCCATTGAGCTACTGGACAAGGCCAACAACCCTGACCACAGCACACACAGTGATGCAGAAGAGGATGACATTGACCCAGAG tcTCCTGTCTCGGTTCCGCATCGAATCCGCTCGACCAGCAGGAGCTCACGAGACGGAAAGACTCTGTCTGAGATAAACT TTGATAAGGTGAAGTTTGACCCGCCTCTGAGGAAGGAGACGGAAGCACATCATGAGTTG GATCTACCGTTAGAGACTCACAGCATTCTGGGAAATAACAA TCTATTAAAATCTGTTGCTGAGGAACTTAATCAAAG GGGTCATGTGACACATTTagaggatgaggaggaggatgaaggtgatgatgatTTGCA CTGTAACTCCACATCAACCATGAGGCCTATAGTACCGCCCCCTCTACCACCCAAG CCGAAGTGTCTATCACCCACTCCGAGCAGTGCGGCTTCAGATGACAGTAGTGGAGAGGGAACTATCAAGCGTTGTCCACCTTCTGCGAGCTCCACCCCTCCTGCCCGCccatcttcctgtgtgccccCAAGACCACCACCTCCTCGTCTACCTCCACACAGGCGTGGTAGTCTAG GCAATGGAGTGACTGTCCCAGAgaacggagagagagaaaggctgGCTTCACTTCCTGCATCCAGTTTACAG aaaccTCTCAGTAATGGTCTGCCACCAACCCCTAAAGTTCAT ATGGGAGCTTGTTTCTCTAAGGTGTTTAATGGCTGTCCACTGAAGATACACTGTGCCTGTTCCTGGATAAACCCAAACACCAGGG ATCAGTATCTGATTTTTGGAGGGGAGGAAGGAATTTATACCCTAAATCTGAATGAAATCCACGAGAGCAGTATGGAACAG TTGGTTTCACGCAGGTGCACATGGGTGTATGTCATGAACAACTGGCTGCTCTCTATATCAG GTAAAGCATCCCAGCTGTACTCGTACAACCTGACAGGTCTGTTTGAGCAAGCTCGGCAGATGCAAAAGTTACCCGTCGCCATACCAACCCATAAGCTCCCAGACAAAATCATCCCTCG GAAGTTTACTGTGTCCAATAAAATACCAGATACAAGGGGGTGTCAGAAATGCTGTGTTG TGCGAAACCCATACACAGGTCATAAATACTTATGTGGAGCTTTCCAGTCTAGCGTAATGCTGTTTGAATGGGTGGAGGCCATGCAGCGGTTTATGTTAATAAAG AGTGTAGACCTCACCCTGCCATGTCCATTAGAAATCTTTGAGATGTTAGTGGTTCCTGAGCAGCATTACCCGTTATTGTGCGTGGCAGTCAGTAAAGGAAGTCACCCAGATCAGGTGGTGACGTTCGGCACTGTCGATCCCAACGCTGCCAACCCTACTTTCACAGAGCCGG AAACACCTCAGACGTGTGTGATTCATGTGACTCAGCTGGAGAGAGACACTGTTCTTGTTTGTCTTGATC GGTGCATCAAACTGGTGAATTTGCAGGGCAGACTAAAATCCAACAAGAAGTTGTCGACTGAACTCACTTTTAACTTCCAGATTGAATCAATAG tgtgtCTGCAGGACAGTGTTTTGGCATTCTGGAAGCACGGAATGCAGGGACGAAGCTTCAAAAACAGTGAG ATTACTCAGGAGATTTCTGATAATACACGAACCTACAAGCTGCTGGGTTCAGACAG AGTGGTGGTGTTGGAAAGCAAACCGACAGATGACCCGACGGCCCAAAGTAATCTGTATATCCTCGCGGGCCACGAGAACAGCTTCTGA